The Phaeacidiphilus oryzae TH49 region GCACCCGGCCGGAGATCCACCAGGCGAGCAGCACGGACAGGCCGAGGGCCACCGACAGGGCGACCGCCGAGTCCAGCAGCAGCTGGTGGAGGGTCGTGCTGCTCAACCGCAGCGCCAGATCGCGGATCTGGTCGGCGGTCAGCGAGGCGGCCGACCGGCCGGGGAACGCCGACTTCGGGACGACCGTGACGTTGACCGACCTCGCGCCGACCGTACTGCCGCCCACCGTGTCCACCACGGTCATCCTCGCGTGCTGGACGATGCTCTGCCGGCACAGCAGGTAGACGAGCGCGAGCAGCCCCGCCCCGGCGGCGAAGAACAACCCGCCGTACACCGCGGTCAGGGTCAGCCGCACCGAGCGGCGGCGCCTGCTCATGAGGCGTCCTCCGGGACGGGGATGAGGTAGCCGGCGCCCGGCACGGTCTGGATCAGCGGGGGCTCGCCCAGCTTGGCCCGCAGCTTGCTCATGGCGATCCGGACCGCGTTGGTGAAGAGGTCGGTGTTCTCGTCCCACGCCCGCTCCAGCAGTTCCTCGGCGCTGACCACCGCTCCCCGGGCGGCCATCAGCTCGCGGAGCACCGCGAACTCCTTGGGGGAGAGCCGCAGATGGCGGCCGTCCCGGGAGACCTGCCGGCGCGCCTGGTCCAGCACCAGGCCGCCGTTGACCAGCACCGGCGGCAGGGCGCGGGTCGAGCGCCGGGCCAGGGCCAGGACCCGGGCCACCAGTTCCTCGTAGTCGAAGGGCTTGCCCAGGTAGTCGTCGGCGCCCAGGGTCAGCCCCTCCACCACGTCCCCGGTCCCGGTGTACGCGGTGAGCATCAGCACCCGCGTGCGGGACCCCGAGCGGACCAGCTCGCGGCAGACGTCGTCGCCGTGGGTCCCCGGCAGGTCCCGGTCCAGCACCAGCACGTCGTAGTCGTTCACCATCAGCCGCTCGAGCGCGGTGTCGCCGTCCAGGGCCACGTCCACGGCCATGGCGCAGGCGCGCAGCCCCTCGGCCACCAGCTCGGCCAGGACCGCCTCGTCGTCGGTCACCAGTACCCGCATCCAGCCTCCCCCTTCCTTCCAAGGTCCT contains the following coding sequences:
- a CDS encoding response regulator transcription factor, yielding MRVLVTDDEAVLAELVAEGLRACAMAVDVALDGDTALERLMVNDYDVLVLDRDLPGTHGDDVCRELVRSGSRTRVLMLTAYTGTGDVVEGLTLGADDYLGKPFDYEELVARVLALARRSTRALPPVLVNGGLVLDQARRQVSRDGRHLRLSPKEFAVLRELMAARGAVVSAEELLERAWDENTDLFTNAVRIAMSKLRAKLGEPPLIQTVPGAGYLIPVPEDAS